The following proteins come from a genomic window of Montipora foliosa isolate CH-2021 chromosome 2, ASM3666993v2, whole genome shotgun sequence:
- the LOC137992737 gene encoding vacuolar protein sorting-associated protein 33B-like isoform X1, which translates to MAAQRPKFADLRIITRDRLVDILESVPEMKDLVLDPQLMKPLDHFTGASFLKEHGVNKIFKLEGDRLDAVCDKRIYLLRPELLPTKFVADHVNNDKKSGKRRSYKIVYVPKKLHICEMILEQEGVYGDVSLDEFQLEFIPLDEDILTLELPSFLKDYVLEGDQTPLSFVARALATLQQLYGAIPVVYGLGNCAKMVGELVRNILDEEGEYKPIDGPDIGSLVLIDRGVDFVTPMCSQVTYAGVVDDTFGIKSGVVEFGPEVTGKDKTTKMLLNDQDKVFCDIRDRHFSNVFGYLSQKTKEVQSGYDKRQHLSTVSDMRQYVSDELRGLRQQHTGLTIHIGACEFVLKTKTKENFERRLRAEHDLLELIEDKEDVDYIEDCIIKRANPYKTLQLLCLFSLTRGGVEPKLCQTLRHRFLQSFGHEYMLTFSALKQLGLFTELEPQRKGMFKILNKRLNLIPKDADKIDLKNPKQMAYVFSGAYTPISCKLVEQVLLNGMPTFEEMSRLLGVASFSSRMTPSARSHTSMNDAGSKCTLVMFLGGCTFSEISAIRLLSNRLGYRIIVAATAIVNGTRLLESISTPKES; encoded by the exons GTTCCAGAAATGAAAGACCTTGTTTTAGATCCTCAGCTGATGAAACCTCTGGATCATTTTACAGGGGCATCATTCTTAAAG GAACATGGTGTGAACAAGATATTTAAATTAGAAGGTGATCGACTTGATGCAGTTTGTGACAA GCGGATCTATTTGCTGAGACCAGAGTTATTACCCACCAAGTTTGTAGCAG ATCATGTTAACAATGACAAGAAGAGTGGAAAACGCAGATCATATAAAATAGTTTATGTTCCAAAAAAG ttACATATCTGTGAGATGATTTTGGAACAGGAGGGAGTCTATGGAG ATGTGTCACTTGATGAATTTCAGTTGGAGTTTATTCCTTTAGACGAGGATATTTTAACTCTCGAGTTACCTAGCTTTCTGAAAGATTATGTTTTG GAAGGTGATCAGACACCACTTTCTTTTGTCGCTCGTGCCCTTGCAACTTTGCAACAACTTTATGGTGCAATACCAGTTGTATATGGGCTTGGGAACTGTGCCAAG ATGGTGGGAGAGCTAGTAAGGAACATTTTGGATGAAGAAGGAGAATATAAACCGATTGATGGACCAGACATAGGTTCACTTGTCCTTATTGACAGAG GGGTTGACTTCGTCACGCCTATGTGCTCACAGGTCACCTATGCTGGTGTTGTTGATGACACTTTTGGTATTAAAAGTG GTGTTGTGGAGTTTGGTCCTGAAGTGACAGGAAAGGATAAGACAACAAAGATGCTGCTGAATGATCAGGACAAG GTGTTCTGTGACATTAGAGATCGTCATTTCTCCAACGTGTTTGGTTATCTAAGCCAAAAGACAAAGGAGGTGCAGTCAGGGTATGAT AAACGGCAGCACCTGTCAACTGTTAGCGACATGAGACAGTACGTGTCCGATGAATTGAGGGGATTACGACAGCAACACACGGGCTTGACAATAC ATATTGGGGCATGTGAGTTCGTGCTAAAGACCAAGACAAAAGAGAATTTTGAAAGACGCCTTCGTGCAGAACACG ACTTGTTGGAACTTATTGAAGATAAAGAAGATGTTGACTACATAGAGGATTGTATTATTAAACGG GCAAATCCCTATAAAACTTTGCAGCTTCTGTGTCTTTTCTCATTAACCCGTGGCG GGGTTGAACCCAAACTTTGCCAAACATTGAGACACAGGTTTCTTCAG AGTTTTGGTCATGAGTACATGCTTACCTTCAGCGCACTTAAACAGCTTGGTCTGTTCACTGAACTTGAACCACAG AGGAAAGGGATGTTCAAGATCCTTAACAAACGCTTGAATTTA ATACCAAAAGATGCTGACAAAATTGACTTAAAGAATCCAAAACAAATGGCTTACGTGTTCAGCGGTGCCTACACGCCAATTTCATGCAAACTTGTGGAGCAG GTTCTGCTGAATGGAATGCCCACCTTTGAAGAGATGTCCAGATTGTTGGGCGTGGCTTCGTTCTCGTCACGGATGACACCTTCTGCGAGATCAC atacatcgatgaACGATGCAGGATCCAAATGCACTCTGGTCATGTTTCTGGGTGGATGTACATTTTCGGAGATCTCAGCAATCAGGCTTTTGTCCAACAGGCTTG GTTACCGAATAATTGTCGCTGCAACAGCTATTGTAAATGGCACGCGTCTTTTGGAATCCATTTCAACGCCAAAGGAATCATAA
- the LOC137992737 gene encoding vacuolar protein sorting-associated protein 33B-like isoform X2 gives MAAQRPKFADLRIITRDRLVDILESVPEMKDLVLDPQLMKPLDHFTGASFLKEHGVNKIFKLEGDRLDAVCDKRIYLLRPELLPTKFVADHVNNDKKSGKRRSYKIVYVPKKLHICEMILEQEGVYGDVSLDEFQLEFIPLDEDILTLELPSFLKDYVLMVGELVRNILDEEGEYKPIDGPDIGSLVLIDRGVDFVTPMCSQVTYAGVVDDTFGIKSGVVEFGPEVTGKDKTTKMLLNDQDKVFCDIRDRHFSNVFGYLSQKTKEVQSGYDKRQHLSTVSDMRQYVSDELRGLRQQHTGLTIHIGACEFVLKTKTKENFERRLRAEHDLLELIEDKEDVDYIEDCIIKRANPYKTLQLLCLFSLTRGGVEPKLCQTLRHRFLQSFGHEYMLTFSALKQLGLFTELEPQRKGMFKILNKRLNLIPKDADKIDLKNPKQMAYVFSGAYTPISCKLVEQVLLNGMPTFEEMSRLLGVASFSSRMTPSARSHTSMNDAGSKCTLVMFLGGCTFSEISAIRLLSNRLGYRIIVAATAIVNGTRLLESISTPKES, from the exons GTTCCAGAAATGAAAGACCTTGTTTTAGATCCTCAGCTGATGAAACCTCTGGATCATTTTACAGGGGCATCATTCTTAAAG GAACATGGTGTGAACAAGATATTTAAATTAGAAGGTGATCGACTTGATGCAGTTTGTGACAA GCGGATCTATTTGCTGAGACCAGAGTTATTACCCACCAAGTTTGTAGCAG ATCATGTTAACAATGACAAGAAGAGTGGAAAACGCAGATCATATAAAATAGTTTATGTTCCAAAAAAG ttACATATCTGTGAGATGATTTTGGAACAGGAGGGAGTCTATGGAG ATGTGTCACTTGATGAATTTCAGTTGGAGTTTATTCCTTTAGACGAGGATATTTTAACTCTCGAGTTACCTAGCTTTCTGAAAGATTATGTTTTG ATGGTGGGAGAGCTAGTAAGGAACATTTTGGATGAAGAAGGAGAATATAAACCGATTGATGGACCAGACATAGGTTCACTTGTCCTTATTGACAGAG GGGTTGACTTCGTCACGCCTATGTGCTCACAGGTCACCTATGCTGGTGTTGTTGATGACACTTTTGGTATTAAAAGTG GTGTTGTGGAGTTTGGTCCTGAAGTGACAGGAAAGGATAAGACAACAAAGATGCTGCTGAATGATCAGGACAAG GTGTTCTGTGACATTAGAGATCGTCATTTCTCCAACGTGTTTGGTTATCTAAGCCAAAAGACAAAGGAGGTGCAGTCAGGGTATGAT AAACGGCAGCACCTGTCAACTGTTAGCGACATGAGACAGTACGTGTCCGATGAATTGAGGGGATTACGACAGCAACACACGGGCTTGACAATAC ATATTGGGGCATGTGAGTTCGTGCTAAAGACCAAGACAAAAGAGAATTTTGAAAGACGCCTTCGTGCAGAACACG ACTTGTTGGAACTTATTGAAGATAAAGAAGATGTTGACTACATAGAGGATTGTATTATTAAACGG GCAAATCCCTATAAAACTTTGCAGCTTCTGTGTCTTTTCTCATTAACCCGTGGCG GGGTTGAACCCAAACTTTGCCAAACATTGAGACACAGGTTTCTTCAG AGTTTTGGTCATGAGTACATGCTTACCTTCAGCGCACTTAAACAGCTTGGTCTGTTCACTGAACTTGAACCACAG AGGAAAGGGATGTTCAAGATCCTTAACAAACGCTTGAATTTA ATACCAAAAGATGCTGACAAAATTGACTTAAAGAATCCAAAACAAATGGCTTACGTGTTCAGCGGTGCCTACACGCCAATTTCATGCAAACTTGTGGAGCAG GTTCTGCTGAATGGAATGCCCACCTTTGAAGAGATGTCCAGATTGTTGGGCGTGGCTTCGTTCTCGTCACGGATGACACCTTCTGCGAGATCAC atacatcgatgaACGATGCAGGATCCAAATGCACTCTGGTCATGTTTCTGGGTGGATGTACATTTTCGGAGATCTCAGCAATCAGGCTTTTGTCCAACAGGCTTG GTTACCGAATAATTGTCGCTGCAACAGCTATTGTAAATGGCACGCGTCTTTTGGAATCCATTTCAACGCCAAAGGAATCATAA